One stretch of Aeromicrobium fastidiosum DNA includes these proteins:
- a CDS encoding DUF429 domain-containing protein has translation MGAVLGVDGCKDGWVGVVWGDGDDTEVLVRPTIAELVAAAGAVDAIAIDTPIDLPADVPREAERLARGRLPGRASTVFNAPAAAVLEVSDYPAANAANRAALGLGLSKQAWYLVPKIRDVHDWLTTTPDVPVVEAHPEVCFAAMNGGVLVDGKKTSAGESLRRALLAAHGLRVMTERQRGVAVDDVLDAAATAWTARRFADGLAERLPPEPRGELHPAIWV, from the coding sequence ATGGGAGCCGTACTGGGGGTCGACGGGTGCAAGGACGGCTGGGTCGGCGTCGTCTGGGGTGATGGCGACGACACCGAGGTCCTGGTGCGCCCGACGATCGCCGAGCTGGTCGCCGCTGCCGGCGCCGTCGACGCGATCGCGATAGACACCCCCATCGACCTGCCGGCCGACGTGCCGCGCGAAGCCGAGCGCCTGGCGCGCGGACGCCTGCCGGGGCGCGCCTCGACGGTGTTCAACGCTCCCGCTGCGGCGGTGCTCGAGGTGTCCGACTATCCCGCGGCCAATGCCGCCAACCGGGCGGCTCTCGGGCTGGGGCTCAGCAAGCAGGCCTGGTACCTGGTGCCCAAGATCCGTGACGTGCACGACTGGCTCACGACGACCCCGGATGTCCCGGTCGTCGAGGCGCACCCCGAGGTCTGCTTCGCGGCGATGAACGGCGGGGTGCTGGTCGACGGCAAGAAGACGTCGGCCGGCGAGTCGCTACGGCGGGCGCTGCTCGCGGCGCACGGGCTCCGCGTCATGACCGAGCGGCAACGCGGGGTCGCCGTCGACGACGTCCTCGACGCCGCGGCGACGGCCTGGACCGCCCGCCGGTTCGCCGACGGCCTGGCAGAGCGCCTCCCCCCGGAGCCGCGCGGCGAGCTGCATCCCGCGATCTGGGTCTGA
- a CDS encoding saccharopine dehydrogenase family protein produces the protein MSRIINQVAVFGLGKVGELVADLLGESGFKVVGYDAAARPDLVFETKLLDVQDADGLRESLRGVDAVVSCLPFNLNIAVAEAAYDARVHYFDLTEDVPTTNRVIELASDSPAAAFVPQCGLAPGLIGIIGASIAKTFDEIRSIELKVGALPQNPTGLLGYAINWSPEGVVNEYLNDCEVLRQGHRQMVPAMTEKERVFIGGIELEAALTSGGLGTMCETYEGSVHRLDYKTLRYPGHFDQMHFLFDELNLREQRDLVGQMLVDSKPPVNDDVVYIHAAVEGRKNGQPFRENHVRAYKPLDISGRTWRAISWTTAASAVSVVELVADGVLPATGFVKQEDITLEALFSTQAGRHFAEQGTV, from the coding sequence ATGTCGCGCATCATCAACCAGGTCGCGGTGTTCGGGCTCGGCAAGGTCGGCGAGCTCGTCGCCGACCTGCTGGGGGAGTCGGGCTTCAAGGTCGTCGGCTACGACGCCGCCGCACGTCCCGATCTCGTCTTCGAGACCAAGCTGCTCGACGTGCAGGACGCCGACGGCCTGCGGGAGTCGCTGCGCGGCGTCGACGCCGTCGTGTCGTGCCTGCCGTTCAACCTCAACATCGCGGTCGCCGAGGCGGCGTACGACGCACGGGTGCACTACTTCGACCTCACCGAGGACGTCCCCACGACCAACCGCGTCATCGAGCTGGCCTCCGACAGTCCCGCGGCCGCGTTCGTGCCGCAGTGCGGCCTGGCGCCCGGCCTGATCGGCATCATCGGTGCCTCGATCGCCAAGACCTTCGACGAGATCCGCTCGATCGAGCTCAAGGTCGGTGCCCTCCCGCAGAACCCCACGGGACTTCTGGGCTACGCGATCAACTGGTCGCCCGAGGGTGTCGTCAACGAGTACCTCAACGACTGCGAGGTGCTGCGTCAGGGGCACCGGCAGATGGTGCCGGCCATGACCGAGAAGGAGCGCGTGTTCATCGGCGGCATCGAGCTCGAGGCGGCGCTGACGTCCGGCGGGCTCGGCACGATGTGCGAGACGTACGAGGGGTCGGTGCACCGCCTCGACTACAAGACGCTGCGCTACCCCGGGCACTTCGACCAGATGCACTTCCTGTTCGACGAGCTCAACCTGCGCGAGCAGCGCGATCTCGTGGGGCAGATGCTGGTCGACTCCAAGCCGCCGGTGAACGACGACGTGGTCTACATCCACGCCGCGGTCGAGGGACGCAAGAACGGTCAGCCCTTCCGCGAGAACCACGTGCGCGCGTACAAGCCGCTCGACATCTCCGGACGCACGTGGCGCGCGATCTCGTGGACCACGGCGGCCTCGGCCGTCAGCGTCGTCGAGCTCGTCGCCGACGGCGTGCTGCCCGCGACCGGGTTCGTCAAGCAGGAGGACATCACCCTCGAGGCCCTCTTCTCGACCCAGGCCGGTCGCCACTTCGCCGAGCAGGGCACCGTCTGA
- a CDS encoding VOC family protein, protein MSREFQVTFDCADPAALAAFWAEALGYEVQPPPEGFESWDDALRAFGVPESQWNSRSAIVADGAPRVFFQRVPEGKTAKNRVHLDLRVAPGLVGDERMQALEAEASRLEALGAGRAYRVEPDGGMEHGFITMHDPEGNEFCLD, encoded by the coding sequence ATGAGCAGAGAGTTCCAGGTGACGTTCGACTGTGCAGACCCCGCAGCGCTCGCGGCCTTCTGGGCCGAGGCGCTGGGCTACGAGGTGCAACCGCCGCCCGAGGGGTTCGAGTCGTGGGACGACGCCCTGCGCGCCTTCGGCGTGCCGGAGAGCCAGTGGAACTCACGGTCGGCGATCGTGGCCGATGGTGCTCCGCGCGTGTTCTTCCAGCGGGTGCCCGAGGGCAAGACCGCCAAGAACCGGGTGCACCTCGACCTCCGCGTCGCACCCGGTCTGGTCGGCGACGAGCGCATGCAGGCGCTGGAGGCAGAGGCGTCCCGGCTGGAGGCGCTGGGCGCTGGGCGTGCCTACCGGGTCGAGCCTGATGGCGGCATGGAGCACGGCTTCATCACGATGCACGATCCCGAGGGCAACGAGTTCTGTCTCGACTGA